GATGGTGTTCATGCCGTAGGTAGCCATGTAGTGGGGCAGACGGCTGGAACAACCGATACCAGAGATAACTGCTACGTTCTCGGGAGCTACGCCAATCTCGGCCATAGCCTTATGGAGTGAAGCCAGGAAGAAGTGGTCGCCGCAACCAGGGCACCAACGAGGCTGGCCTTTCTTAAAATCTTGTGCTGTATAACTCATAATACTAATTATTATTTTACCACTTATTGATTTTTTTTCTACCACAGATTTCGCAGATGACACAGATTTTATTTTCGATTATTTTTGGATTTCACTGATTCCTCTATGTCTTGCAGAGATCGCAAAACGCTCAAATTCTAATGACGTGTTGCCAAAATTGATAAGCATAGCGACTTCATAACCTGCAACCTTTGCATAGTTAATGGCTTGTGAGCGATGTATATCATCCAATTCATTTACCGCTTTCAATTCAACTATAATCTTGTCGTAACAGATAAAATCGGGAACGAATTGTGTTTTCAACTGAACGTTGCGATAATTTGCATGTATTGGTTGCTCACGCACAAATGGAATTTTAAGTGCAAGCAATTCCTGCTCAAGTGCATCCTGATACACTTTCTCAGTAAACCCACATCCAAAATATCTATGTACAGCCATTGCTGCACCGATAATGTCATGTGTTTCCTGCTTATAAATAAAATTTTCCATTACTCTGCGTAATCCTATAAAATCGAAAAATAAAAATCTGTTTAATCAGCGTAATCTGTGGTTGTTTAAAAAATACGCGGTTGTTTTAAATTATTACTTGTTGATAATCTCTTCGAAGGCGTTGACAAGTTCTTCTACTACGAATGGCTGACCCTTGACCTGGTTGAACTGGTAAGGTACGAAGCCGTCGACCTTCATGCGGAGGTAAGCAGCGAGCTGACCCATGTTTTGCTCGGCTACAACTACTTTCTTGTACTTCTTCAGTACGTCGGCAGTGTTCTTTGGCAGTGGGTTCAGATACTTGAACTGAGCCTGAGCTACCTTGTAACCCTTAGCACGGAGTTCGTCCATAGCAGAGTGCAGGTGGCCGTAAGTAGAACCGAAGCCTACGATCAGCAGGTTGGCATCCTGTACGTCGCCGTCAACCTCGAGGTCGGGCACCTGGATGTTGTCAATCTTCTGCTGGCGCAGACGAGTCATCAGGTCGTGGTTCTCTGGGTTGGTAGAGATAGCACCTGTCTCAGAGTCCTTCTCAAGTCCGCCGAGGATGTGAGTGAATCCCTCACGACCAGGAACAGCCCAGTAGCGGGTGCCGTTCTCAGCACGCATATATGGAGTCCACTTACCCTTCAGCTCCTCAGGAACGTATGGAGGATTGATAGCATCGAGCTTTGCCATCTCTGGCAGGCGGAAAGCGCCTGAGCCGTTAGCGATGAAGGCATCGGTGAGCAGTACTACGGGAGTCATGTGCTCCAGTGCTATCTTTGCAGCCTGATAAGCAGCATCGAAGCAGTCTGTGGGACTTGTTGCTGCCATCACTGGCATTGGGCTCTCACCGTTACGGCCGAACAGTGCCTGCAGCAGGTCGGTCTGCTCACTCTTGGTTGGCAGACCAGTAGCTGGACCACCACGCTGTACATCGAGAACAACCAATGGAAGCTCCATGATAACAGCCAGGTTCATTGCCTCGCTCTTCAGACAGATGCCAGGACCAGAGGTTGAGGTAACACCGAGTGCACCTGCGAATGAAGCACCGAGTGCTGAGGCGCAACCAGAAATCTCATCCTCGCACTGTACGGTAATCACACCGCATGACTTGTGCTTAGAGAGCTCGTGGAGCACGTCGGTAGCAGGAGTGATAGGATAAGAACCCAGGTAGAGACGCAGGCCTGCTTTCTCGGCAGCTGCGATGAAACCATAGGCTGTAGCCTTGTTACCTGTGATGTCCATATAACGACCCGGCTTCTTCTCCTTTGACTCCACGCGGTAGCGGTTGATGGTAGAAGAGTGGGTGTTATGACCGTAGTCATAGCCAGCCTGGATTACCTTGATGTTTGCTTCGGCAATGGCAGGCTTCTTTGCGAACTTCTCGCGCAGGAAGTTGCCAACGAGCTCGAGGTCGCGGTCGAAGAGCCAGCAAACGAGTCCGAGGGCGAACATATTGCGGCACTTCAGCATTGACTTGTTGTCCATGCCGGTGTCAGCAAGACAGTCCTTAACCATTGTGGTGAGTGGACACTGGATTACGTGGTCGGGGTCTATGCCCATCTCGCCAAGATAGTCCTCACTGCTGAACTGAGCTTTCTCAAGGTCTTTCGGACCAAACGAGTCGGTGTCGATGATGATTGTTGCACCGGGCTTAGCATAGCGATACTGTGTTTTCAGTGCGGCAGCATTCATGGCTACCAGTACGTCGCACTTATCGCCAGGGGTATAGACCTTGCCTGCGCCGATGTGCACCTGGAAACCGCTGACACCCGTCAGTGAACCTTGCGGGGCGCGGATGTCTGCTGGATAGTCGGGGAATGTTGAGATACCGTTACCTACCGTAGCTGAGACGGTAGAAAAGATGTTTCCGGCAAGCTGCATGCCATCACCGGAGTCGCCTGAAAAACGCACAACCACCTGGTTGAGCTCTTTCACTTCCAAATTTTCAGCCATAACAAAATTGTGTTATAAAATAAAAAAGTAATGTCTGTCTATCCTGTGTTGAACCTTAAAAGTACTAACTTTTAGAGTTATCGGCTGCAAATTTCGGAAACTTTGTTGAGACTGCAAAACTTTTATCGTCTAAATTGCTTGATATATGATAAAAAATACCATAATCTGTTTGAAAACAGTGTGGAACGCCAACAAATAAAACAAAGTGGCCTGCCACAGTTGAGTCATGTGGCAGGCCATATAGAAGATTATTTGTAAACCTCTTAATAGCTGTGTTTTACAGGAGGTTCATAGTGTCGGTGGCAATCATCAGCTCCTCGTCGGTAGGAATGACTACAACCTTTACTTTTGAGTCGTCGGCAGAGATGATTGCCTCTTCGCCGCGAACCTGATTCTTTGCATCGTCGAACTTCACACCGAGGAACTCCAGACCTTCGCATACGGCAGAACGCATGCCTATCTGGTTCTCACCTACGCCGGCAGTGAACACGATAACGTCAACACCGCCCATAGCAGCAGCGTATGCACCGATGTATTTCTTTATGCGATAGAAATACATGTCCTGAGCCAGTACGGCACGTGGCTCACCAGCCTTGGCTGCATTTTCCACGTCGCGCATGTCGCTTGAGCCTCCTGTGATACCGGCAACACCACTCTTCTTGTTGAGCAGGTTGCTCATACCATCGGCATCGAGACCGAGCTTCTTCTGAAGGAAGGTGACTGCGCCACCGTCGATGTCGCCAGAGCGTGTACCCATGACAAGACCTTCAAGTGGGGTGAGACCCATTGACGTATCTATGCACTTTCCGTCAACGACAGCTGCGATAGAACCGCCATTACCGATGTGACAGGTGATGACCTTGGTACCTTCAGTCTTCATGCCGAGGAACTCTAACGCGCGTGCAGATACATAGCGGTGAGAGGTTCCGTGGAAGCCATAGCGGCGAACACCATACTTCTCGTAATACTCGTAAGGAATAGCATACATATATGCCTTGGCAGGCATGGTCTGATGGAAAGCAGTGTCGAACACGCCTACCTGTGGCAGACCAGGCATAAGCTCCTTAACAGCGTTGACACCCTTCAGGTTTGCAGGGTTGTGCAGTGGGGCCAAGTCGCTGACAGCCTCAAATGCAGCCAGCACCTCGTCGGTGAGGAGCACAGACTTGTTGAACTTCTCGCCGCCGTGCACCATGCGGTGACCTACGGCATCAATCTCCTTCAAATCCTTGATAACACCAATCTCTGGATCGGTGAGCAAAGAGAAGATGAACTTCACACCCTCTGTATGCTCGGGTATGTCGTGCATAATCTGCTTCTTCTCGCCGTTAGCGAGCTTCACCTTAACGAAAGCGCCGTCAAGACCTACGCGCTCTGCGCCACCGCTTGTCATCACACTCTTATCGTCCATGTTGTACAAAGCGTACTTGATTGACGATGAACCGCAATTCAATACTAATATTTTCATAATTATCGACCCCCTCCCAGCCTCCCCCTGTATGGGGAGGAGTATTTACCAATAGGAGTTATAGGGGCATTCTTTAAATGATTATTCTAATTGTATCCACTCCCCTCCATACAGGGAGGGGTTGGGGGTGGGTCTTACTTCTTGGCGTCCATTGCCTGACAAGCAGTGATGGCAACGAGGTAGTAGATGTCCTCTACAGAGCAACCACGGCTCAGGTCGTTGACAGGACGAGCGATACCCTGAAGGATAGGACCGATAGCAGTAGCACCAGCGAGACGCTGAACCAGCTTATAAGCGATGTTTCCTACCTCGAGGCAAGGCATAACCAGTACGTTAGCCTTACCGGCAATCTCTGAACCAGGAGCCTTCTTCGTGCCTACAGATGGAACGAGGGCGGCATCAGCCTGCAGCTCACCATCAATCTTCAGTGATGGGTCAAGCTCCTTAGCCAGCTTAGTAGCTTCTACCACCTTGTCAACAACCTCGTGAGAAGCGCTACCCTTTGTAGAGAAGCTGAGCATTGCTACGCGTGGGTCTGCAAAGCCTGCAACAGACTTTGCTGTCTGTGCTGTGCAAACGGCAATCTGACTAAGCTGGTTAGCATCGGGCATTGGAGTTACGGCAACGTCGCCAAATACCAATACACCATTCTCACCATACTCGGGTTTGTCGGTAATCATAAGCATTGCACCGCTGACGCATGTGATGCCAGGAGCGCACTTGATAATCTGCAGAGCAGGACGCAGTGTCTCACCTGTTGTAGAGAGCGCACCTGAGATCTGACCGTCGGCACCCTCGGTCTTGATGATCATACAACCAAGATAGAGAGGATCCTTTACCAACTCGCGAGCCTTCTCGATGGTCATACCCTTCTTCTCACGCAGTTTGGTGAGCAGCTGTGCCATCTCTTCGCTCTTCTCATAGTTCAGCGGGTCGATGAGTGTTGCCTTGTCAATGTTTGTCAGACCCTTCTCTTTTGCAAGAGCGTGAACCTTCTCTGGGTTACCGATAAGGATAAGGTCGGCAATGTCGTCTGCCAATACACGGTCGGCAGCACAAAGTGTGCGCTCCTCTTCTGCTTCGGGGAGTACGATGCGCTGCTTGTTGCTCTTAGCACGCGCAATAATCTGTTCAATTAATCCCATAGTTTGTTGATTTGTTAAAATATAGATTTGTATATACTGCTTGCAAAAGTAGTAAAAAAATATCTGAATAACATAGTGCCATTCAGATATTTAATAATATTTTAGTGTTATGACTGAATTGTTGACAGCATCAGGCGTATTTCGTCGAACGTTACATCCTCGGGGCACAGCGCTTTAATGGCGGTAGTCCCCTGGTCTGTGCCCACCATACGTATCACGCGGAGAATGGCCTGCTGCTACAGGCTTTGGCTCTTTCGGCTTCTTTGTCGTTTGCCTTACATGATTTCTCTTTCAGATAGTTGGCAAAGATGCGGGCTGCACTCTCTACCTTCGCAGCACAGGGACGTGACTTATAGTACTCGGCTGTGCGTTCAGAGGCGACATAGCTGCACGGGGCTTTCTCGTAGCCCTTTATGCCGAGAATCTCAGCACAAATGAGGCTGCCGTTATCCTCCTTCGACTTTGCCAGAAGGTCTTGCACCACCTTGTAACAGGCTGACTTCCCCTCTCGGTCGCTGCCTTCCGTCTGGCCGCAGTCAAGTCCCACGAGCATCACTATGCCTGATACTGCTCCGCACATCATACGTAGGCGACCAACGCCTCCGCCAAAACCAGCGGCAATCTTTTTTGCGAGGGTCTCGTCAAGTCCGTAAATATCTGAAAATGCGGCCACCACACTCTGGCAGCAGCCATATCCCTGCATGAAGTATTCCACCGCATGGGCTACTCTTTCGTCTAATTCGTTGTCTGTCATGCTGCAAAAGTACAACTTTTCTCCAAATTACTGAAATAAATCACTAAAGTTTTCCGGGTCCACCTGCAATCCCTTGTGTTTGCTTCTCTTATAGAGACATAATATTCTTTAGACTATACTGTAAAATGGCGGAGACAAAGTTGTGATGTAGCTCTGACTATACTTTTTTACAAACTCGTCGACTTTGGTCACCAAACTCGTCGACTTTGGTCACCAAACTCGACGAGTTTGGTTTTTGGCTTAGTCAGAATTAGATTACAGTATTGTCAGTGGTGCATTACAAAACAGCAAGAAGTCTTTAACAACTTAAGAACTTGTATTACTCAATACTAATTATAGTAATTAACGACAAATTAATGTATCAATTATATGGCAATTAATGTTCAGGAAACTGTCGTTAAGTTCAGTAAAACATAACAATAATAGTGAAAATGCAACATAAAATAGCTTTTTCTGGCATTAAACGCTTTTTATTTTCAAAAAAGTATTAATTTTGTAGTCGATTCTTGACATCATGAGCACATTGTCTAATGTGACTACTCGAAGAGGCGAGGCAAATCCTCTCAGTGTCGGGCTTACCCCTGATACCATCCCCGAAGCGAAAAGCTCTCAAACAGGGGTGTCGGTAAGATGTGCTTATGGCGCGCAAGAATATAGGTGATAAGCAGAAGAAGGTTCAGAGGCAACGTCTCCAGAACCTTCTTTTCGTATATATCGGATTGAGCAATGCAAATACGAATAAACAACAAAAATCGCACTAACAGACTGATTAAGGCAATAGTCATCGCGTTAGACTTCGTGGTGATGTGGATCTTGCTTTATTTTGTTGTGGAATCTATCCCTTCTTCAGAGAAATGGGCCCCGGAAAATGAAGGAACGTTCTGGATGGCATGTACTTTCGCAATGATTGTGGCCGAGTACTGTTTCTCATCTACCATTGGTGAGCGAGTTGTGGGTGCCAACAATATATTGCGTCGTAGCACCCTGCTGGTGGCCACGCAGACATTGCTTTCCTATCTGTTGCTCCGTGCTATTCACTTTATTAGCCGTTTCGG
This region of Prevotella sp. E13-27 genomic DNA includes:
- a CDS encoding GxxExxY protein, with product MENFIYKQETHDIIGAAMAVHRYFGCGFTEKVYQDALEQELLALKIPFVREQPIHANYRNVQLKTQFVPDFICYDKIIVELKAVNELDDIHRSQAINYAKVAGYEVAMLINFGNTSLEFERFAISARHRGISEIQK
- a CDS encoding 2-oxoacid:acceptor oxidoreductase subunit alpha — translated: MAENLEVKELNQVVVRFSGDSGDGMQLAGNIFSTVSATVGNGISTFPDYPADIRAPQGSLTGVSGFQVHIGAGKVYTPGDKCDVLVAMNAAALKTQYRYAKPGATIIIDTDSFGPKDLEKAQFSSEDYLGEMGIDPDHVIQCPLTTMVKDCLADTGMDNKSMLKCRNMFALGLVCWLFDRDLELVGNFLREKFAKKPAIAEANIKVIQAGYDYGHNTHSSTINRYRVESKEKKPGRYMDITGNKATAYGFIAAAEKAGLRLYLGSYPITPATDVLHELSKHKSCGVITVQCEDEISGCASALGASFAGALGVTSTSGPGICLKSEAMNLAVIMELPLVVLDVQRGGPATGLPTKSEQTDLLQALFGRNGESPMPVMAATSPTDCFDAAYQAAKIALEHMTPVVLLTDAFIANGSGAFRLPEMAKLDAINPPYVPEELKGKWTPYMRAENGTRYWAVPGREGFTHILGGLEKDSETGAISTNPENHDLMTRLRQQKIDNIQVPDLEVDGDVQDANLLIVGFGSTYGHLHSAMDELRAKGYKVAQAQFKYLNPLPKNTADVLKKYKKVVVAEQNMGQLAAYLRMKVDGFVPYQFNQVKGQPFVVEELVNAFEEIINK
- a CDS encoding acetate/propionate family kinase produces the protein MKILVLNCGSSSIKYALYNMDDKSVMTSGGAERVGLDGAFVKVKLANGEKKQIMHDIPEHTEGVKFIFSLLTDPEIGVIKDLKEIDAVGHRMVHGGEKFNKSVLLTDEVLAAFEAVSDLAPLHNPANLKGVNAVKELMPGLPQVGVFDTAFHQTMPAKAYMYAIPYEYYEKYGVRRYGFHGTSHRYVSARALEFLGMKTEGTKVITCHIGNGGSIAAVVDGKCIDTSMGLTPLEGLVMGTRSGDIDGGAVTFLQKKLGLDADGMSNLLNKKSGVAGITGGSSDMRDVENAAKAGEPRAVLAQDMYFYRIKKYIGAYAAAMGGVDVIVFTAGVGENQIGMRSAVCEGLEFLGVKFDDAKNQVRGEEAIISADDSKVKVVVIPTDEELMIATDTMNLL
- the pta gene encoding phosphate acetyltransferase, whose translation is MGLIEQIIARAKSNKQRIVLPEAEEERTLCAADRVLADDIADLILIGNPEKVHALAKEKGLTNIDKATLIDPLNYEKSEEMAQLLTKLREKKGMTIEKARELVKDPLYLGCMIIKTEGADGQISGALSTTGETLRPALQIIKCAPGITCVSGAMLMITDKPEYGENGVLVFGDVAVTPMPDANQLSQIAVCTAQTAKSVAGFADPRVAMLSFSTKGSASHEVVDKVVEATKLAKELDPSLKIDGELQADAALVPSVGTKKAPGSEIAGKANVLVMPCLEVGNIAYKLVQRLAGATAIGPILQGIARPVNDLSRGCSVEDIYYLVAITACQAMDAKK
- a CDS encoding C-GCAxxG-C-C family protein, with amino-acid sequence MTDNELDERVAHAVEYFMQGYGCCQSVVAAFSDIYGLDETLAKKIAAGFGGGVGRLRMMCGAVSGIVMLVGLDCGQTEGSDREGKSACYKVVQDLLAKSKEDNGSLICAEILGIKGYEKAPCSYVASERTAEYYKSRPCAAKVESAARIFANYLKEKSCKANDKEAERAKACSSRPFSA